cacacacacacaccacccacacaccacaccacacaccacaccacacaccacaccacacccacacacccacacacactTTTCACATCTACCTCTACTCTCGCTGTCATACCTTACCCGGCTTTCTGAccgaaattaaaaaaaaaatgaaaatgaaaccCTGTTCTTTAGCCCTACAGCACTTCTACATAGCCCTAAATAGCCCTAAATAGCCCTCATGTACGTCTCCTCCAAGCCCTGTTGTCTCTTACCCGGATGTTCAACCAAAAGCTACTTACtacctttattttatgtttactttttatagaTTGTCTTTTTATCCTACTCTTTCCCACTTGTCTCTCGCTACTGCCGTGCAACAAACACTAAATCAAAACAGTGAAATACTACTACATCAAAACGCATATTccctagaaaaaaaaatttcttacaATATACTATACTACACAATACATAATCACTGACTTTCgtaacaacaatttccttcacTCTCCAACTTCTCTGCTCGAATCTCTACatagtaatattatatcaaaTCTACCGTCTGGAACATCATTCGCTATCCAGCTCTTTGTGAACCGCTACCATCAGCATGGTACCCTCGTGTTATCTGCAGCGAGAACTTCAACGTTTGCCAAATCAACCCAATGTGGTAACAACCACACCTCCGAAATCTGCtccaaaagatattccagTTTCTGCcgaaatgttttattgtaGAACAGCCCTATCAGCATCGACAGGAATGCCGTCCAATGCGGCACTTTAGATGGGGTAACTCCCAGCGCAAGCTGATCTCGCAAGTGCATTCCTAGACTTAATTCATATCTGCTCCTCAACTGTCGATGATGCCTGCTAAACTGCAGCTTGACGTACTGCGGACCCTGCAGTCCAGCGCTCGTCATGGAACGCAAACGCTGAAAAACTCCAACTTTCTCGAGCGCTTCCACAAAGACCGTATCGTCTTTTGCCTCCCATTCTTCCCGGCACTTTTTCTCGTcccagttcaaaaagtacTGCAGCACCTCTGTCTTCGATTCACGCAAGTTGCTCCATACTTTATAATACAACTCTTTGATCTGCCTTCCAGACATGCGGAAAACTTGGCTCCCTTGCTTGCCTCTTGTCGAATCCAATACActaattgtttctcttcttctagtaATGGCCAGGTACCAAGCATAATTTCTCTGTATCTGAGAGTAGATCTCTCCCCTTTTTACgctaaaaaatttcaaatacccTACAGGGTCCCCATGATATGGCTCGATGTCTTCCAAgtattctttgtattcctcGTCATTTCGCAGCATTCTCTCCACAGCTAGTGCTTCCCAAGCCATCCTCCGATACGATACTTTCTGGCCAGCCCAACAGACACAGAGCTCGAACATCTTTTGACAGCCCTTGCATAATCCGTATTGTGTGAATACTCCCTCTGGGCAGAAGTATACGTCAATACCatagaggaaaagatgTTTAATTTCGTCAGACCGAAATCCAAGAAACTGTAAGACATTCATATTCTCGGAAGTATTGGGAAATTGTgctttcagtttctttctctctaGCAAAACCATTTGACTCCCTTTCCGCTTATACGACTCTTTGTTAATGTCGGTGACTGGATGGAATCTATTATCCTCAGCAttgccatctttattggCGTCCTCCTTGGCACTAGcgttggtactttcagtggtagtagcattagtgctggagttggtgctagcagtggtagtagcactagtgttggagttggtaccttcagtggtagtagcattagtgctggagttggtactttcagtggtagtagcattagtgttggagttggtactttcagtggtagtcgcactagtcctgacgttgatgctggcagtggtagtagcattagtgctggagtcggtactttcagtggtagtagcactagtgttggagtcggtactttcggtggtagtagcactagtgttggagttggtactttcagtggtagtcgcactagtcctgacgttgatgctggcagtggtagtagcactagtcctgacgttggtgctggcagtggtagtagcattagtgctggagttggtactttcagtggtagtcgcactagtcctgacgttgatgctggcagtggtagtagcactagtcctgacgttggtgctggcagtggtagtagcattagtgctggagttggtagtCGCATTGGTACTGGCATTAGCACTACCATGAATGCACGTGTTGCTGTCCTCATCACTGCTGCAATACTTTCTGCACCTGTCACTGCTATTGCTCTCCTGGAAGCTAGACGGTAACGCAACGATCGACATGGAAGCTGTCGCCTGTTTTTCAGCCAATCTGTCCATTCTTTCTATCAGTTCCACTGTGTCAGCAGACAGGTCTGTCCTGGAGCCACAGCATCCAACATGCTggcccttttttcctttctttgattcaagtCCATAGAACTCGCGTACCTGTTCGGTTATACAGCCTTCCTTAATCGGTGGTAATTCACCCTTACGATTCCTTGCCGCCCAActgttttttctagatAATAGATAACAGAGGCCCCCATCTCTTAGTCTCCCTACGCCTTGAATGAgctcaataatattaagtctattatcaagcatgatcaccatcatcaattgCTTAATGTCAATTCCTTCAGTCACTAATTTCGTTCCGATGAGAACTCGCATGCTACCGTCAGTGACAAACTCCTTTGTGCGAGACACCTTTTCTGCAGCACCCAGCTTCCCGTGTATCCATACCACCCTAAAATACTTTCTCCAAGAGCAGGCcaattcttccacttcGTTGGTTGTGCTTGCAACTACAATGGCCTTCGACTCtggttcaatttcaaagagggCTAAAAGAAGCTTCAGTGCTTCTTCGGGCTGTGATTCcactttcttccaaattttatgaacatGCCCTAAAGGCACCTCGGATTTCTCCTTGATTAGATTAAACATCCGTGTTGGATAGCTGGATAGACCTCTGCTGAGATCTTCCGACCGTTTGAGCTCGTTGATGTCCATCGACTTCTTGGCCAGTCCCGTAAGCCCAATACGCTGCAACGCAGCATCAGCTACAGCCTCAGGTGCTGTGCCGCTCAAAAAGATTGCTTTCTCAAAAGCgtcaaaatcaaggttAGTTATGCCCCCAAATTGCGACTGCCGGTAGACCTCCGTTTCAAAGTTGTGAAACTCATCTACAATGAGGTAACCCAATTTTACGTTGTTGGTCCTAAAGGTGCACTCAACAATATTCTCCCACGCAGCTATCCTGTCTGTGAAATTAGTGCTAGCAAGATCATCGTAGATCCCCACGTATAAATCAGTAACGCCATCGcaaccttcttcaataaagtttcttacAGGGGCCACATTCAAGCAACCGCATCGGCCCAACCTGATCATGCAATTAGCAAGCAACACTGTGTACGGTACAAACAGAAACGACACATATTTCACGTCGCCCTTAGACGCCAGTGCTATCAAGGGGAGATGAAATAACTCCGTCTTACCATAGCCCGGTGGGGCCTGTACTGCCACAGAGGGTGTGTCTGCCATGTATATTTCATGACATAAGCGCAACTGATGCAAGTCCCTGAATTCAAAGGAGCTGCCAAAGAGTTTCTGGCCTGCGACGAGGATATCGTTTGTACTCTTGGGCTCTCGGGGCCTTTTTCGCGTtactcttgaaattttttgatcatgATCTGAACTCGCCGCCTCACCTGCCACTACGTCTTCCGCATTCCGAGTACTAGAGAATGAACAATGGTAGTCGCTTTCAAGGCCTAACCATTGAATCCAGCGCTCGGAAGTGAGTCCGTCAAGCGTCTTTAGTCGAGGCTCCGATGAACCGTTCTTGTTGTATCGTCGACGTATACGTTGCGCTGTAGCTCTGGATAACGGTAAGCGTATCACCGTAAGCTCGTCAATTATTTTTGAGAGCCGCGGTCATTTTGTTAGTATCTCTTCTCAACTTGGGCAGCACACATGCAAAACATCACCCAATCGgtcctttttgttcatcataTCGTTACATATCTGTGAAAAGTACTTTATCTCAATGGGTTTACGTGGGCATAGATCACGCTTCAGCCGCTCTGTGTcgactttcttttcgccaGGTAAACTTGCTTGGTatgcagaaaaaatcgatAGCTCATCTACGTGTAGTAACAAAAACATGTGGGGTGCCAAATTGTACCCATATCTCCTTATGGTGCTTTTCTGAAGACTCCTTACAATAGGTGCGCCAGAAACAAAGTCAGTGAAAGTACGCATCGTAGAGCTGTCGTTCGGCCTGGCACTCGCTATTTCGTGACAACGTTCCAGGACACGGAAACTCAACTCATTATAGTATCCTCTGTTGaggtaaaaaagagaaagggtATCGTAATCctttctattgaatttcaaagtatgCACTTGAAACAACGTGTAGACCATCaagttgattttcttgggaaTAAGATACTTTGAAGGGATTGGTCCGCCCTGGAAATCTGGttcgtcttcaacaaaCGTCAGGAACTTTTGTACATTTTTCCCGACCATGACGGAAAcgacaattttttcaaaagacctTTTCCTATCCATTGCACCAGTTCTGAATTTTACCACTTTGATTAGGCCAGACTTTTCGTCTTCGTAGAATGACCGCACTTCCGTGGGGATCgattcaaataaagttattgagGGACAATGTACCAAgtcgtttttgttatttagaGCCGACTCAAACTCGTCaaagtttgctttttcaaacttacgCCTATCggaaactttcattttatttttgtaagttTCGAAATTAACAATAGTATGTTGATTGTTATGctttttgacaagaaatccatcaatataaacaaaagattgtCCAGTTTCCGtcttatcatcatctaagAATGTAATAATTAAGCTACTCTATtgagaagaagcagaatcTGCGCTATGCAGGTGCAAATCTCCAGCagcagcaaagaaaattcagttAATAAGAAATCTCACTAAGATAAGCGACTGTCTGTCCCAACATAGAAAACAGAAGGATGTCTCATTCATCCTTGATTTCCGGcctgcaaaaataaagtagtcGGTACGTACgttcgttttcaatttccatgGTGCACAGTATCTTAACTATCTGCTTAGTCGAGGAGAACCAGGATTCTGTTCGTTGCTCAGCCGCTTCGTGGATATTCTCTTGGATACTTTAAATATGGACCTACGCTTAGCCTGCGCTTAGCCTACAACTTCTTCCGCTCTCGAAAAgaccaatataatagaaAGTTATAAATTACATTTCCTTATTAGGTATACGACCTCGCGCTTCGAAGTAGAGGAGCCCTTTTTGGCGTACCTACATATGGCGCGTCAGACAGACAAACTTCCCCcaaaaatgtattaccctgccgaataagaaaacagaCCCATTCACCCACGACGTATCAAGTTACTTCCTTGGTGCAATGTCccactataaaaaaattccttgacGCTAGATCGTTGGACTAAAATCTGCGTCACAATCGCCTAAACAGGAAATATTGCCTATTTTCGTACAAGGTTACTTCCTAGATGCTATATGTCCCTACGGCCTTGTCTAACACCATCCAGCATGCAATACAGtgacatatatatacaccacacccacacaccacacccacaccacacccacacccacacacaccacacacccacacactCTCTTACATCTACCTTTACTCTCGCTGTCACACCTTACCCGGCTTTCTGAccgaaattaaaaaaaatgaaaatgaaaccCTCTTCTTTAGCCCTACAACACTTTTACATAGCCCTAAGTAGCCCTCATGTACGTCTCCTCCAAGCCCTGTTGTCTCTTACCCGGATGTTCAACCAAAAGCTACTTACtacctttattttatgtttactttttatagaTTGTCTTTTTATCCTACTCTTTCCCACTTGTCTCTCGCTACTGCCGTGCAACAAACACTAAATCAAAACAGTGAAATACTACTACATCAAAACGCATATTccctagaaaaaaaaatttcttacaATATACTATACTACACAATACATAATCACTGACTTTCgtaacaacaatttccttcacTCTCCAACTTCTCTGCTCGAATCTCTACatagtaatattatatcaaaTCTACCGTCTGGAACATCATCGCTATCCAGCTCTTTGTGAACCGCTACCATCAGCATGTACAGCGGTACCCTCGTGTTATCTGCAGCGAGAACTTCAACGTTTGCCAAATCAACCCAATGTGGTAACAACCACACCTCCGAAATCTGCtccaaaagatattccagTTTCTGCcgaaatgttttattgtaGAACAGCCCTATCAGCATCGACAGGAATGCCGTCCAATGCGGCACTTTAGATGGGGTAACTCCCAGCGCAAGCTGATCTCGCAAGTGCATTCCTAGACTTAATTCATATCTGCTCCTCAACTGTCGATGATGCCTGCTAAACTGCAGCTTGACGTACTGCGGACCCTGCAGTCCAGCGCTCGTCATGGAACGCAAACGCTGAAAAACTCCAACTTTCTCGAGCGCTTCCACAAAGACCGTATCGTCTTTTGCCTCCCATTCTTCCCGGCACTTTTTCTCGTcccagttcaaaaagtacTGCAGCACCTCTGTCTTCGATTCACGCAAGTTGCTCCATACTTTATAATACAACTCTTTGATCTGCCTTCCAGACATGCGGAAAACTTGGCTCCCTTGCTTGCCTCTTGTCGAATCCAATACActaattgtttctcttcttctagtaATGGCCAGGTACCAAGCATAATTTCTCTGTATCTGAGAGTAGATCTCTCCCCTTTTTACgctaaaaaatttcaaatacccTACAGGGTCCCCATGATATGGCTCGATGTCTTCCAAgtattctttgtattcctcGTCATTTCGCAGCATTCTCTCCACAGCTAGTGCTTCCCAAGCCATCCTCCGATACGATACTTTCTGGCCAGCCCAACAGACACAGAGCCCGAACATCTTTTGACAGCCCTTGCATAATCCGTATTGTGTGAATACTCCCTCTGGGCAGAA
Above is a genomic segment from Saccharomyces cerevisiae S288C chromosome XII, complete sequence containing:
- a CDS encoding Y' element ATP-dependent helicase (Putative Y' element ATP-dependent helicase), translated to MRTFTDFVSGAPIVRSLQKSTIRRYGYNLAPHMFLLLHVDELSIFSAYQASLPGEKKVDTERLKRDLCPRKPIEIKYFSQICNDMMNKKDRLGDVLATAQRIRRRYNKNGSSEPRLKTLDGLTSERWIQWLGLESDYHCSFSSTRNAEDVVAGEAASSDHDQKISRVTRKRPREPKSTNDILVAGQKLFGSSFEFRDLHQLRLCHEIYMADTPSVAVQAPPGYGKTELFHLPLIALASKGDVKYVSFLFVPYTVLLANCMIRLGRCGCLNVAPVRNFIEEGCDGVTDLYVGIYDDLASTNFTDRIAAWENIVECTFRTNNVKLGYLIVDEFHNFETEVYRQSQFGGITNLDFDAFEKAIFLSGTAPEAVADAALQRIGLTGLAKKSMDINELKRSEDLSRGLSSYPTRMFNLIKEKSEVPLGHVHKIWKKVESQPEEALKLLLALFEIEPESKAIVVASTTNEVEELACSWRKYFRVVWIHGKLGAAEKVSRTKEFVTDGSMRVLIGTKLVTEGIDIKQLMMVIMLDNRLNIIELIQGVGRLRDGGLCYLLSRKNSWAARNRKGELPPIKEGCITEQVREFYGLESKKGKKGQHVGCCGSRTDLSADTVELIERMDRLAEKQATASMSIVALPSSFQESNSSDRCRKYCSSDEDSNTCIHGSANASTNATTNSSTNATTTASTNVRTSATTTASINVRTSATTTESTNSSTNATTTASTNVRTSATTTASINVRTSATTTESTNSNTSATTTESTDSNTSATTTESTDSSTNATTTASINVRTSATTTESTNSNTNATTTESTNSSTNATTTEGTNSNTSATTTASTNSSTNATTTESTNASAKEDANKDGNAEDNRFHPVTDINKESYKRKGSQMVLLERKKLKAQFPNTSENMNVLQFLGFRSDEIKHLFLYGIDVYFCPEGVFTQYGLCKGCQKMFELCVCWAGQKVSYRRMAWEALAVERMLRNDEEYKEYLEDIEPYHGDPVGYLKFFSVKRGEIYSQIQRNYAWYLAITRRRETISVLDSTRGKQGSQVFRMSGRQIKELYYKVWSNLRESKTEVLQYFLNWDEKKCREEWEAKDDTVFVEALEKVGVFQRLRSMTSAGLQGPQYVKLQFSRHHRQLRSRYELSLGMHLRDQLALGVTPSKVPHWTAFLSMLIGLFYNKTFRQKLEYLLEQISEVWLLPHWVDLANVEVLAADNTRVPC
- a CDS encoding uncharacterized protein (hypothetical protein; overexpression causes a cell cycle delay or arrest); translation: MSLRPCLTPSSMQYSDIYIHHTHTPHPHHTHTHTHHTPTHSLTSTFTLAVTPYPAF